The following are encoded together in the Bacillus sp. V2I10 genome:
- a CDS encoding YpiF family protein, with protein MKWTSEDTNMFLQSKEYVDTAIIPLVQIGFGDNLKSLAGEGEYTSLITEDLERQLKGRIFLLPACTYISEQMHDREKTILQWYHELKDNFKHIFFVTSDKLWRNEGGPHKDSVIYLPPIPMEHMDESLKRKMIEDQVSQILNIFLQSWRVS; from the coding sequence ATGAAATGGACATCAGAAGACACTAACATGTTTCTTCAGTCAAAAGAATATGTAGATACCGCCATTATCCCGCTTGTTCAAATAGGATTTGGAGATAATCTGAAATCTTTGGCGGGAGAGGGAGAGTACACATCGCTGATCACAGAAGACCTTGAACGCCAGCTTAAAGGAAGAATCTTTTTGCTTCCGGCCTGCACGTACATATCAGAACAAATGCATGACAGAGAAAAAACAATTTTACAATGGTATCATGAATTAAAGGACAATTTCAAACATATTTTTTTCGTGACGAGCGATAAATTGTGGCGAAATGAAGGCGGTCCGCATAAGGACAGCGTGATCTATCTTCCTCCAATTCCTATGGAACATATGGACGAGTCACTGAAAAGGAAAATGATTGAGGATCAAGTGAGTCAAATTTTGAACATTTTCTTACAATCTTGGAGGGTTTCATAA
- a CDS encoding ubiquinol-cytochrome c reductase iron-sulfur subunit gives MSEKKHRVSRRQFLNYTLTGVGGFMAAGMLMPMVRFALDPVLGKVEDQDLVQVVNVDEITKEPQRFNFKIKQVDAWHKSEEPRSAWVFKNDKGDIVALSPVCKHLGCTVNWNSDPENPNQFFCPCHYGRYEKDGTNVPGTPPLAPLDVFVSEVKDGFLYLGSAKPRKEA, from the coding sequence ATGAGCGAGAAAAAACATCGGGTTTCAAGACGACAATTTCTCAACTATACGCTGACAGGTGTAGGCGGTTTCATGGCTGCGGGTATGCTAATGCCAATGGTTCGCTTTGCGCTCGACCCTGTACTGGGCAAGGTTGAAGATCAAGATCTTGTACAGGTAGTGAATGTAGATGAAATTACTAAAGAACCTCAACGATTTAATTTTAAAATTAAACAAGTTGATGCCTGGCACAAGTCTGAAGAACCTAGATCAGCATGGGTTTTTAAAAATGACAAAGGGGATATAGTTGCTCTTTCTCCTGTATGTAAACATTTAGGATGCACGGTTAACTGGAACAGTGACCCTGAAAATCCTAACCAATTCTTTTGTCCTTGCCACTATGGGCGCTATGAAAAAGACGGTACAAATGTACCTGGCACACCGCCGCTTGCTCCACTCGATGTATTCGTCAGTGAAGTGAAAGATGGATTTTTGTATCTTGGTTCAGCTAAACCGCGAAAGGAGGCGTAA
- the qcrB gene encoding menaquinol-cytochrome c reductase cytochrome b subunit — translation MLNKIYDWVDERLDITPMWRDIADHEVPEHVNPAHHFSAFVYCFGGLTFFVTVIQVLSGMFLTMYYVPDIKNAWESVYYLQNEVAFGQIVRGMHHWGASLVIVMMFLHTLRVFFQGAYKKPRELNWVVGVLIFFVMLGLGFTGYLLPWDMKALFATKVGLQIAEATPLIGTQVKTLLAGHPEIVGAQTLTRFFAIHVFFLPAALFGLMGAHFIMIRKQGISGPL, via the coding sequence ATGTTAAACAAAATTTATGATTGGGTTGATGAACGTTTAGATATTACGCCTATGTGGAGAGATATAGCTGACCATGAAGTGCCAGAACATGTAAATCCGGCACACCATTTTTCAGCTTTCGTTTATTGCTTTGGCGGACTGACGTTCTTTGTAACAGTTATTCAGGTTTTATCAGGTATGTTTTTAACGATGTATTATGTTCCCGATATTAAAAATGCATGGGAATCTGTTTATTACCTGCAAAATGAAGTCGCTTTCGGACAAATTGTCCGCGGCATGCATCACTGGGGAGCGAGTCTCGTTATCGTTATGATGTTCCTACATACTTTGCGGGTATTCTTCCAGGGTGCCTACAAAAAGCCTCGTGAACTTAACTGGGTAGTTGGCGTTTTAATTTTCTTCGTTATGTTAGGGTTGGGTTTCACAGGTTATTTATTGCCTTGGGATATGAAAGCGCTATTTGCCACAAAAGTTGGACTTCAAATAGCTGAAGCCACACCGCTTATCGGCACTCAAGTGAAAACATTGCTTGCTGGCCACCCTGAAATCGTCGGTGCACAGACATTGACTCGTTTCTTTGCCATTCATGTGTTCTTCCTTCCTGCAGCACTGTTTGGGCTAATGGGAGCTCACTTTATCATGATTCGAAAGCAGGGTATATCTGGACCTCTATAA
- a CDS encoding menaquinol-cytochrome c reductase cytochrome b/c subunit gives MHRGKGMKFVGDSRIPAERKPNIPKDYSEYPGKTEAFWPNFLLKEWLVGAVFLIGYLCLTVAHPSPLERVADPTDTGYIPLPDWYFLFLYQLLKYTYAAGPYTVIGAFIMPGLAFGALLLAPFIDRGPERRPSKRPVAVGMMLLAVSATIFLTWESVATHDWEAAAEQGKIKAEAEIDKESEGYKIFTEQTCVSCHGDTLAGGAAGPSLVDNGLKPEEIAKIAKEGQGGMPAGIFKGTDEELKVLSEFVSSVTSK, from the coding sequence ATGCATCGCGGAAAAGGGATGAAATTTGTTGGAGATTCACGTATTCCAGCTGAAAGAAAACCGAATATTCCAAAAGATTATTCTGAATACCCGGGTAAAACGGAAGCGTTCTGGCCGAACTTCCTCTTAAAAGAGTGGCTTGTCGGAGCCGTTTTCCTGATTGGATACCTATGTTTGACTGTGGCGCATCCATCGCCGCTTGAACGTGTTGCAGATCCGACTGACACTGGATATATTCCATTGCCGGACTGGTATTTCTTATTCTTATATCAATTGCTGAAATACACATATGCTGCCGGTCCATATACAGTCATTGGCGCATTTATTATGCCAGGACTTGCTTTTGGAGCACTGCTTCTTGCACCGTTTATTGACCGCGGACCAGAACGCAGGCCTTCAAAACGTCCTGTTGCTGTTGGTATGATGCTTCTTGCAGTTTCAGCAACTATTTTTTTAACTTGGGAATCCGTTGCGACTCATGACTGGGAAGCAGCTGCAGAACAAGGGAAAATTAAGGCTGAAGCTGAAATAGACAAAGAATCAGAAGGGTACAAAATTTTCACTGAACAAACGTGTGTATCCTGTCATGGCGATACCTTAGCAGGCGGAGCTGCTGGTCCTTCATTAGTTGATAATGGATTAAAACCAGAAGAAATTGCTAAGATTGCAAAAGAGGGACAAGGTGGAATGCCTGCTGGCATTTTCAAAGGCACGGATGAAGAATTAAAAGTCCTTTCTGAGTTTGTTTCTAGTGTTACATCAAAATAA
- a CDS encoding DUF1405 domain-containing protein, with product MKWFQYLLVKQPFLFMMFTVNLFGTIYGYYWYRYQLYETPPIFLPFVPDSPTASLFFTIVMLGFLFKKNLPLIEALAIITLFKYGIWAVVMNLLVLNETGVLDPVGYMLILSHLGMAVQGLLYAPYYRFKAWHLIAAAVWTLHNEIIDYVFGMMPKYSVLMNYLPEIGYFTFWLSLFSIYLAYYFVVRKNSLKLNFL from the coding sequence ATGAAGTGGTTTCAATATCTGCTTGTTAAACAGCCTTTTTTGTTTATGATGTTCACTGTTAATTTATTCGGAACGATTTATGGATATTATTGGTACAGATATCAGCTTTATGAGACACCGCCTATTTTTCTTCCGTTTGTCCCTGACAGTCCAACAGCGAGTCTTTTTTTCACAATCGTTATGCTCGGGTTTTTATTTAAGAAAAATCTCCCCCTGATTGAAGCCCTTGCCATTATTACTCTTTTTAAGTACGGTATTTGGGCTGTTGTGATGAACCTTCTGGTGCTTAATGAGACAGGTGTGCTTGACCCGGTCGGCTATATGCTCATTCTTTCTCATCTCGGCATGGCTGTTCAGGGGCTGCTGTATGCCCCATATTACAGATTCAAGGCTTGGCATTTAATTGCGGCGGCTGTATGGACTCTGCATAACGAAATCATAGACTATGTGTTTGGCATGATGCCAAAATACAGTGTTCTGATGAATTATTTGCCTGAAATCGGATATTTTACATTTTGGCTGAGCCTTTTCTCCATTTATCTCGCATACTATTTTGTCGTAAGAAAGAATTCCCTTAAATTAAATTTTCTTTAA
- the ypjB gene encoding sporulation protein YpjB, translating into MKKRKIVIAFFVILIVALPYWALADHQANHTGEWEDLNKLSDTALQLSKQNRFEESLQLVEYFQREFEKTLKDDGSISARDIRTISASQQTAAKMLQETGITPDEKVRALIQLRLVVDAAASEHQPLWSSMEEPVMSAFSQVKGDVKIGDHQSFQQNWDEFVSLYETVYPSMMMDLDSEQLKRMDAHRSVVEDAIFTQIPVESQVNQLALMEEELQNLFNRVKEDDADPSLLWVMISTGSIIFLSLSYTGWRKYRGEKDKVNRERDMNK; encoded by the coding sequence ATGAAAAAAAGAAAAATCGTGATTGCGTTTTTCGTCATATTGATAGTCGCACTTCCTTATTGGGCTTTAGCTGATCATCAGGCAAATCACACAGGTGAATGGGAAGATTTAAATAAACTCTCAGATACAGCTCTTCAGCTGTCAAAGCAAAACCGTTTTGAAGAATCACTTCAGCTAGTTGAGTATTTTCAAAGAGAGTTTGAAAAGACTTTAAAAGATGACGGCAGTATTTCAGCAAGAGATATTCGCACAATATCTGCATCACAGCAAACAGCAGCCAAAATGCTGCAGGAGACCGGCATAACTCCTGATGAGAAAGTTAGAGCGCTTATTCAGCTGAGACTTGTGGTGGATGCAGCAGCATCTGAGCATCAGCCTTTATGGAGCTCAATGGAAGAGCCCGTCATGTCGGCTTTTTCTCAAGTGAAGGGTGATGTGAAAATTGGAGATCATCAATCTTTTCAGCAGAACTGGGATGAATTTGTCTCTCTATATGAAACAGTCTATCCAAGCATGATGATGGATCTCGATTCAGAACAGCTTAAGAGAATGGATGCCCATAGATCTGTTGTAGAAGATGCTATTTTCACTCAAATTCCAGTAGAGTCTCAAGTAAATCAGCTTGCATTGATGGAGGAGGAATTGCAGAATTTGTTTAATCGGGTAAAAGAGGACGATGCAGATCCTTCATTATTGTGGGTTATGATTTCAACTGGCAGCATTATCTTTTTGTCCCTTTCGTATACTGGATGGCGGAAGTACAGAGGCGAGAAGGATAAAGTGAATCGTGAACGTGATATGAATAAATAA
- a CDS encoding nitronate monooxygenase family protein yields the protein MLNNEMMKHLKIKNPIIQAPMAGGITTSNLVAEVSNAGGLGMIGAGYQTPIQSREQIREIKQLTSNPFGINLFVPNEFNVTPDTVQSANQLLHTIRRQLNLEQTDSFDIPEYKKIFESFIEQVKVVIEENVSICSFTFGIPPKEVIDELKQHNITLIGTATTVREAVENEKAGMDMVVMQGSEAGGHRGNFIDGHQESLVGLMSLIPQVVDNVSIPVIAAGGIMDGRGLMASLCLGAQGVQMGTAFLTCIESGAHKVHKEAILNADEDQTTFTRAFSGKWARGIKNKFIVDMLEHELVVPEFPVQNLLTQVIRKTCSGQNNQDFMSLWSGQSPRLAKSETVEILIKNILAEAEKINKVSFSPK from the coding sequence ATGTTAAATAATGAAATGATGAAGCATTTGAAGATTAAGAATCCTATTATACAAGCTCCTATGGCTGGCGGGATCACCACTTCGAATTTAGTAGCCGAGGTATCCAATGCTGGGGGACTTGGAATGATTGGAGCAGGCTATCAGACACCAATACAATCAAGAGAGCAGATTAGAGAAATCAAGCAGTTAACGTCAAACCCTTTTGGCATCAATCTATTCGTGCCAAACGAATTTAACGTAACACCTGACACAGTCCAATCTGCTAACCAGCTTTTACACACTATTCGTAGGCAATTAAATTTAGAACAAACAGACAGCTTTGACATTCCTGAATATAAAAAAATTTTTGAAAGCTTTATTGAACAAGTTAAGGTTGTCATTGAAGAGAATGTATCTATTTGTTCCTTTACATTTGGTATTCCTCCTAAGGAAGTGATAGATGAATTAAAACAGCATAACATCACTCTTATAGGAACAGCTACGACGGTTAGGGAAGCCGTTGAAAATGAAAAGGCAGGAATGGATATGGTTGTTATGCAGGGCAGTGAAGCTGGCGGGCACCGCGGGAACTTTATTGATGGTCATCAGGAGAGCCTTGTAGGTTTAATGTCACTTATTCCGCAGGTTGTTGACAATGTAAGCATACCTGTTATTGCTGCTGGAGGAATTATGGATGGAAGAGGATTAATGGCTTCACTCTGCTTAGGAGCACAAGGTGTACAAATGGGTACAGCTTTCTTGACTTGTATCGAAAGTGGAGCACATAAGGTACATAAAGAAGCCATTTTGAATGCTGATGAAGACCAGACAACCTTTACTCGTGCCTTTTCTGGTAAATGGGCAAGAGGTATTAAAAACAAATTTATTGTAGATATGCTGGAGCATGAATTGGTTGTACCCGAATTTCCTGTTCAAAACCTATTAACTCAAGTAATTAGAAAAACGTGCAGTGGACAAAATAATCAAGATTTCATGTCCCTCTGGTCTGGACAAAGTCCAAGATTAGCCAAAAGTGAAACCGTTGAAATATTAATTAAAAATATTCTTGCAGAAGCCGAAAAAATAAATAAAGTATCATTTTCTCCAAAATGA
- a CDS encoding MFS transporter → MNPSNSSRIIGILSAIYAIGQLIGPTLAGVLSSFTHDFNAAFIGAASVVFFGAILLLSGIHFENNPNIRSSTIQYKKTEEN, encoded by the coding sequence ATGAATCCATCTAATAGCAGTCGGATTATTGGCATTCTGTCCGCTATTTATGCTATTGGACAGTTGATAGGACCAACCCTTGCTGGAGTCTTATCATCATTCACACATGATTTTAATGCTGCTTTTATTGGCGCGGCAAGTGTTGTCTTCTTTGGGGCAATTTTGCTTTTAAGTGGGATTCATTTCGAGAATAACCCTAACATAAGAAGTTCAACCATCCAATACAAAAAAACAGAAGAGAATTAA
- a CDS encoding YbfB/YjiJ family MFS transporter, with translation MRCIYEEAYLSFFNRGNIFLIIAMGIGRFAYTPILPLMQKDLSLSNTATGYIASSNYAGYLLGAILAGAIPFKKYRTILLRISLIISILTTALMDLTYSNLLWNVLRFLSGVASAFVLVLASGIVLDKLSTIRKSSWSGLFYGGVGLGIFLSSLMIPSLNHLFRWEGTWIGLAVVSGILAIFVWIWLDETPNVVEKKNKLDIIVNVALQSLGIAMPAFWMSKTSFLISALLLGPRLWVSPPLLQHWDEK, from the coding sequence TTGAGGTGCATCTATGAAGAAGCATACTTATCTTTTTTTAATAGGGGGAATATTTTTTTAATCATTGCTATGGGGATTGGAAGATTTGCATATACTCCCATTCTTCCGCTTATGCAAAAAGACCTTTCTTTATCCAATACAGCTACTGGTTATATAGCATCTAGCAATTACGCAGGATATTTGCTTGGAGCAATTTTAGCAGGTGCCATTCCATTTAAGAAGTATAGAACCATTTTATTAAGAATAAGTCTAATCATCAGTATCTTAACCACTGCTCTAATGGATCTCACATACTCTAATTTACTTTGGAATGTACTTCGCTTTCTATCAGGGGTTGCCAGTGCCTTTGTGCTGGTCTTAGCCTCTGGTATCGTGTTAGATAAACTTTCAACTATAAGAAAATCCAGTTGGTCGGGGTTGTTTTATGGGGGCGTAGGTTTGGGAATCTTTTTATCCAGTCTAATGATTCCGAGTTTAAACCATTTATTTCGGTGGGAAGGAACATGGATAGGACTAGCTGTTGTGAGTGGAATCCTTGCTATCTTTGTATGGATCTGGCTCGATGAAACCCCCAACGTTGTTGAGAAGAAAAATAAACTAGATATTATTGTAAATGTGGCTCTGCAATCCTTGGGTATTGCGATGCCAGCCTTTTGGATGTCAAAAACTAGTTTTCTCATAAGTGCTTTATTATTAGGGCCACGTTTATGGGTATCACCACCCTTGCTACAACATTGGGACGAGAAATGA
- a CDS encoding tautomerase family protein has product MPLLRFDLVEGRNEETLKKLLDSAHRAMVEAFQVPESDRYQIVHQHPPHELIIEDTGLGFKRSRDLVIISIVSKKRTVKQKETLYLLLAHKLESECGISPQDLMVSITENSDADWSFGLGEAQFLTGSL; this is encoded by the coding sequence ATGCCATTATTACGTTTTGACTTAGTAGAAGGAAGAAACGAAGAAACTCTTAAAAAATTATTGGATTCAGCTCATCGTGCGATGGTGGAAGCTTTCCAAGTGCCTGAAAGTGATCGTTATCAAATAGTTCATCAGCACCCGCCGCATGAGCTAATCATCGAGGATACTGGACTGGGGTTTAAAAGAAGCAGAGATCTAGTAATTATTAGTATTGTTAGTAAAAAAAGAACTGTAAAACAGAAAGAAACCTTATACTTACTTCTTGCTCATAAACTTGAATCAGAATGTGGGATTTCTCCACAAGACTTGATGGTTTCCATAACAGAAAACAGCGATGCTGACTGGAGTTTTGGGCTAGGGGAAGCACAGTTTCTAACAGGTTCATTATAG
- a CDS encoding LysR family transcriptional regulator: MDLHTLKIFQSVAKMGSISQAARELQYAQSNITMKIQQLESDLQTTLFYRHNRGTALTDKGSMLLTYSEKIFDLIEETKNMMNDDQTPRGPLIIGSMETTAAVRLPVLFSKYHKDFPEVDLTLKTGSTEQNIQAVLQNELDGAFVSGPINHPDLIQKEVFEEELMLITDTVHPPISSSIKEIQTRSLLVFHTGCAYREKFEQWLYQEKMIPNKIMEFGTIDGIIGCVAAGLGISMLPQSAITKHVQDGIIRQHSIPNLYGKVKTVFIYRKEKYVPASLIKFINMLCDEEELLDNKRLI; this comes from the coding sequence TTGGATTTGCATACATTAAAAATTTTCCAAAGTGTTGCTAAGATGGGGAGTATCTCTCAAGCAGCAAGAGAACTTCAATATGCACAGTCAAATATCACGATGAAAATACAACAGTTGGAATCGGATCTTCAAACAACTCTTTTTTATAGACATAATCGTGGCACTGCATTAACAGACAAAGGAAGCATGTTGCTAACATATTCAGAAAAAATATTCGATCTTATAGAAGAAACCAAAAATATGATGAATGATGATCAAACACCTAGAGGTCCGTTAATTATTGGTTCAATGGAAACAACCGCAGCAGTTCGCTTACCAGTCTTATTTTCAAAGTATCATAAAGACTTTCCAGAGGTTGATTTAACTTTAAAAACAGGCTCTACGGAACAAAATATTCAAGCAGTTCTTCAGAATGAACTTGATGGAGCATTTGTGTCTGGCCCTATTAATCATCCTGATCTCATTCAGAAAGAAGTATTCGAAGAGGAACTAATGCTCATTACAGATACAGTTCATCCTCCAATATCTTCTTCTATCAAAGAAATTCAAACAAGGTCACTGCTTGTATTTCATACAGGATGTGCTTATCGTGAAAAGTTTGAACAATGGTTATACCAAGAGAAGATGATACCCAATAAGATAATGGAATTTGGCACTATAGATGGGATCATCGGTTGTGTAGCAGCTGGTCTAGGTATAAGTATGCTTCCACAAAGTGCGATTACAAAGCATGTACAAGACGGAATCATTAGACAACATTCAATTCCGAATCTATACGGAAAAGTCAAAACAGTATTCATTTATCGAAAAGAAAAGTATGTACCTGCGTCTTTAATTAAATTTATCAATATGTTATGTGATGAGGAGGAATTGTTAGATAATAAAAGGTTAATTTAA
- a CDS encoding nucleotide pyrophosphohydrolase — protein sequence MSNKTMKDLQKEVDDYIGQFKEGYFSPLAMMARLTEEMGELAREINHTYGEKPKKQTEQEKKIEEEAGDILFVLICLANSLNIDLEEAHNLVMKKFNTRDKDRWTKKDS from the coding sequence ATGAGCAATAAAACGATGAAAGATCTTCAAAAAGAAGTTGACGACTATATCGGGCAGTTTAAAGAAGGCTACTTCAGCCCGCTTGCCATGATGGCAAGGCTAACAGAAGAAATGGGCGAACTCGCCCGTGAAATAAATCATACATACGGTGAAAAACCAAAAAAGCAGACAGAACAGGAAAAAAAGATAGAGGAAGAAGCAGGCGACATTCTATTTGTGTTAATTTGTCTTGCCAATTCCTTAAATATTGATCTTGAAGAAGCTCATAATCTTGTGATGAAAAAATTTAATACTAGAGACAAAGACCGCTGGACAAAAAAAGATTCTTAA
- the dapB gene encoding 4-hydroxy-tetrahydrodipicolinate reductase — translation METIKIVIAGPRGRMGREAVKLVEETAHFSLAGVIDHKYEGQKLSEADDFKSDAIIYTDIEKCFSETKPDVLIDLTTPEIGKIHTKKALEYGVRPVVGTTGFSDPDLKELEELTEDRGIGAIIAPNFAIGAILMMKFSQMAAKYFNDVEILEMHHDQKLDAPSGTGLKTAEMISVVREAKEQGHPDEKETLEGARGANYQGIHVHSIRLPGLVAHQEVLFGGDGQTLSIRHDSFNRASFMSGVKLCVEQVMKLDVLVYGLENLID, via the coding sequence ATGGAAACAATCAAAATTGTAATTGCAGGCCCTAGGGGAAGAATGGGAAGAGAAGCAGTAAAGCTTGTAGAGGAAACAGCACACTTTTCGCTTGCCGGTGTAATTGATCACAAATATGAAGGGCAAAAGCTCAGTGAAGCAGATGATTTTAAAAGTGACGCCATTATCTACACAGATATTGAGAAATGCTTTTCCGAGACGAAGCCAGACGTTTTAATTGACTTAACAACACCTGAAATCGGAAAAATTCATACAAAGAAGGCACTTGAATATGGCGTAAGACCTGTTGTGGGAACGACTGGATTTTCGGATCCAGATTTAAAGGAGCTTGAAGAGCTTACCGAAGACAGGGGAATTGGTGCCATTATCGCACCAAACTTTGCAATTGGAGCTATTCTAATGATGAAATTCTCACAAATGGCTGCAAAATACTTCAACGACGTAGAAATCCTCGAAATGCATCATGATCAAAAGCTTGATGCACCATCTGGCACAGGTCTTAAAACAGCCGAAATGATTTCTGTGGTGAGAGAGGCAAAAGAACAGGGCCATCCTGACGAAAAAGAAACGTTAGAGGGAGCAAGGGGAGCTAATTATCAGGGAATTCATGTTCACAGCATCCGCCTGCCTGGACTTGTCGCCCATCAGGAAGTCTTGTTTGGAGGGGACGGGCAGACATTGTCCATCCGTCACGATTCTTTTAATCGGGCATCCTTCATGTCTGGCGTGAAATTATGTGTGGAGCAGGTTATGAAACTTGATGTACTGGTATACGGGCTTGAAAATTTAATCGACTAA
- the mgsA gene encoding methylglyoxal synthase, translating to MNIALIAHDKKKNDLIQFTLAYKGILENHKLYATGTTGFKVSEATGLSIHRFQSGPLGGDQEIGACIANNAMDMVIFFRDPLTAQPHEPDVTALIRLCDVYAVPLATNMGTAEILIHGLERGDLKWRSIVNDKEIDDDYGKE from the coding sequence ATGAATATTGCACTCATAGCTCACGATAAGAAAAAAAATGATTTAATTCAATTTACGCTTGCTTATAAAGGAATTCTTGAGAACCACAAGCTATATGCAACAGGAACAACCGGTTTTAAAGTATCCGAAGCTACCGGACTCAGCATCCACCGTTTTCAATCAGGCCCTCTCGGCGGCGATCAGGAAATTGGGGCCTGCATCGCAAACAATGCAATGGATATGGTCATCTTTTTCCGAGATCCGCTGACAGCGCAGCCACATGAGCCTGATGTTACAGCTCTTATCCGTTTATGTGATGTATATGCCGTTCCGCTAGCGACAAACATGGGAACTGCTGAAATCCTTATTCATGGACTCGAACGCGGTGATTTGAAATGGAGATCAATTGTAAATGACAAAGAAATCGATGACGACTATGGAAAAGAATAA
- the bshB1 gene encoding bacillithiol biosynthesis deacetylase BshB1, whose amino-acid sequence MTKKSMTTMEKNKLDILAFGAHPDDAEIGMGGTLAKYAEQGYKIGICDLTEAELSSNGTVKLRQEEAERASSILGIHKRIFLGLPDRGLFLKEQYIEKIVSVIREYKPRLVFVPWFEDRHPDHGNCAKLVEEASFSAGVKKVREPGGLLPHRVNRLYYYMINGYHKPDFVVDITETMEKKLSSLKAYESQFIKSDTSLITPLINGYIESVESRERLFGKEAGVKYAEGFLTKSPILLDKDLIGDSL is encoded by the coding sequence ATGACAAAGAAATCGATGACGACTATGGAAAAGAATAAACTTGATATCCTTGCCTTCGGAGCTCATCCTGATGATGCCGAAATCGGGATGGGAGGAACTCTTGCAAAATACGCAGAGCAAGGTTATAAAATTGGCATATGCGATTTAACAGAAGCAGAGCTTTCATCCAATGGAACAGTAAAGCTCAGACAGGAAGAAGCAGAACGGGCATCAAGTATTCTCGGCATACATAAACGGATTTTTCTGGGCCTGCCTGACAGAGGCCTATTCCTGAAAGAACAATATATTGAAAAGATTGTATCGGTTATTCGGGAATATAAGCCGCGGCTTGTATTTGTTCCGTGGTTCGAAGACCGCCATCCCGATCATGGAAATTGTGCGAAATTGGTTGAAGAAGCTAGCTTTTCAGCAGGTGTGAAAAAGGTGAGGGAACCCGGAGGTCTTTTGCCTCATCGGGTAAACCGCCTCTACTATTACATGATTAATGGGTACCACAAGCCTGATTTTGTGGTGGATATAACTGAAACTATGGAGAAAAAACTCTCTAGTTTAAAAGCATATGAAAGTCAGTTTATTAAAAGTGATACTTCATTAATCACGCCACTAATTAATGGTTATATAGAAAGTGTTGAGAGCCGTGAGCGCTTATTCGGCAAAGAGGCAGGCGTTAAGTACGCAGAGGGATTTTTAACAAAATCCCCGATTTTGCTCGATAAAGATTTAATAGGGGACAGTTTATGA